The following coding sequences are from one Brooklawnia cerclae window:
- a CDS encoding helix-turn-helix domain-containing protein, translated as MPTEAGKRAARLAVRRAMAGETQQAFAERAGVDQTTLGTFLNGSRWPRSSTLTKIEDALSLTPGTLAAFGEEVLPAPDDGPERTEASKLTDDQLLTELTYRVARLRRRVEELEEPAGRELARERERLEFLRTLDADDREGQDIGEEWTALNWLADERGWGPEDASNYELLCRRLDALIYQRRAERERGSAPRPTPLRQSSGQYRMRPASQAAHRGSKMKSRITSAQDAAGEENQDPGATDPA; from the coding sequence ATGCCAACAGAGGCCGGGAAGAGGGCCGCACGCCTAGCCGTGCGGCGTGCGATGGCTGGCGAGACGCAGCAGGCCTTCGCCGAACGCGCCGGGGTCGACCAGACGACGCTGGGAACATTCCTCAACGGGTCTCGCTGGCCCCGTTCGTCAACCCTGACGAAGATCGAGGACGCTTTGAGTCTGACCCCTGGCACGCTCGCGGCCTTTGGAGAAGAAGTGCTGCCCGCCCCGGACGACGGGCCGGAGCGGACGGAGGCCTCGAAGTTGACCGACGATCAGCTCCTGACCGAGCTGACCTATCGCGTGGCCCGCCTGCGCCGGCGAGTGGAGGAACTGGAGGAACCCGCCGGGCGCGAACTTGCCCGGGAGCGGGAAAGACTTGAGTTCCTGAGAACGCTGGACGCGGACGACAGGGAGGGGCAGGACATCGGCGAGGAGTGGACCGCTCTGAACTGGCTCGCCGACGAACGCGGCTGGGGTCCGGAGGATGCCAGCAACTACGAACTCCTGTGCCGGCGGCTCGACGCGCTGATCTACCAGAGACGCGCCGAGCGGGAGCGTGGATCCGCGCCCCGCCCCACCCCGCTGCGCCAGTCGTCCGGTCAATATCGCATGCGCCCCGCCTCACAGGCCGCTCACAGGGGGAGCAAAATGAAGAGCAGGATCACCAGCGCCCAGGATGCCGCCGGTGAGGAGAACCAGGACCCGGGGGCAACTGACCCCGCCTGA